The genomic interval AGCGACACTGATGAGGATGTGCGGATGCGCGCCTTGCTCGCCCTCGAATCGCGCTACGATCAAAAGATCCTGCCCGAACTGCTGGCCAATCTGGAGAATCCCGATGCGAACATCCGCACCGGTGTGGCAGCACTTATCGGAAATCTGCGCGACAGCTCTGCGGTGGCGCCGCTGCAACATCGACTGCAACAGGAAAACGATCGCGAGTCGGCGCGTCAGATGCGCTTGGCACTGGCCAAGCTGGGGAATGAATCACTGAAGCTGGAAATCGCCGGGCAACTTGACAGCGCGGAGTCTCATATCCGCTTGCAGGGGATTCGCGATCTGGCCTACATCGATGATAAGGCTTTGGCGGCGCGTCTGCGACCGGCGTTGCGCGACCGCGACAACGCCTTCGAAATCGGCGACCCCGACCAACCGCGCTTCGC from Candidatus Zixiibacteriota bacterium carries:
- a CDS encoding HEAT repeat domain-containing protein — translated: MASSIDSLHKLVLAKDWEAMNLAEDVGDTAAPMLKELLGNHDGEIRDLALGCLVLTGDQHLTKVLAQALSDTDEDVRMRALLALESRYDQKILPELLANLENPDANIRTGVAALIGNLRDSSAVAPLQHRLQQENDRESARQMRLALAKLGNESLKLEIAGQLDSAESHIRLQGIRDLAYIDDKALAARLRPALRDRDNAFEIGDPDQPRFA